The Populus alba chromosome 6, ASM523922v2, whole genome shotgun sequence genomic interval AAACCCTCTGAAATTTTCTCCCTTTAGCTGGTGGACTTGAGCACAATCAATGGACCTGATTATATTATTCTctctgcaaaaacaaaaagagaattCTTTTGTGCGATCCAGGAGGCTGTAAATATGGAATTTTCCAATCCAGCTGAGAGAAGATCCATCTCTCAACTTGCCATGAAGTTGCGTCAACTATGGGGTATGATAAATTCTTCATTCAGGAGTCTTCGATTTATTTGCACATTTCACCatgcaagtatttttttttgtcttttggttttgaacGCTAAACGTGTGTTTGGAGCAATAGTAGTTTCCAAGAGTCGTGGCAATCAAGTAAATGTCCAAATTATGGAAATACAATCAAAACTTAAACATAGTACATGTGATTCCTTGTTACTGTATCCAAATCTTAAAAGCCTCAAGTGTCATAGTTTGGTAATTTGGTGCTGGCCACATGCTTCTATTCGTGCCTAAAGTTTACCTGTTAATCAATGTTTAGCAATCAATACTTCGAACACCTGTCATGTACAGAATCAATGATTGGTCTTCTGTTATGGCACGTGTAGACTGTAACATTTGCACTTCTCGTTGAAGTGACCAAAATGGTATAGCTCCTGTAAAATGATAAGctctcatttatttatatttctatgTTATGGAATTTTATTGGTGCTAAGAATTAGATgtcacatttattttattttatttgcaggGAAGAGCTCCTGATAATTTCAGCCCCATGTGAAGAAGCATGGTTTCCAATCCACTCGGGGATTCATGCGAGGAGTGTTGATCCTTCCACATAAAAACTTTTCATTTCCCCATTGTGTGTAAACTCAAGAAGCCAAGTGTTTGTTGTGAAGTCAGATTTGATGCTGGTTGTTGGCATTGGGATGTTTTCTCTTATGAGTAGTTTGCTAGTTGTTAATATCTTGACTGTTGTTCTAAAACCAAAATAAGCAGGGATTGCAGGGTAACTGAAGTCCGCCACTATGGAGATATGGTCTCCCAAATGGAAATGTTTTTGAGAAATATGCCAATACTTGCAAATCAAATGCGAGGCTAGCGACTTCAAACGAATTATAACCtcacctatattttttttttatttcttgtttattgCCCCTCTCCTCTCTCCCCACATCCACCATGATAggcttttctctctctccacccGCAACTTTCTCACCAAGTTTAGGCCGCCGCCCCTGCCATCCATCATCGTCACTACTCACATTCAACATCTAGAGTTGTATTACactttttctatcaatttattataatatatattaattgtttgtttttgaaaatgttaGGGTTTGGATtaggaatttaaaaaaacatgtataacaATTTTTTGTGAGTTAGGTTAAAATTAGGTTACttagctatatattttttattgattatattattgttaaggttttgttaataaattatttacctTGATTAACCCTACAATATTGATAAATTAGGCTTgaattttgttatataattttgatagatGTCTCGTACTATTGAAATGTTATGTGTTATGGTGATATTATTGTTAGAAAGTAATGAGTTTTTAATTACTACATTAAATATGTCTCttcacaaaatatttaaaatgctATCGACTtggccaaaatatatttgaaattacttggaaaatgatacaaaataaGGTTAGTTCAACTTGATATGTTGATGTATCCATATATTGAGAGGCTGGTGATTTGTAGTTGGTACATGTcctattatattgttttaacatAGTTGAGATGCATTGCCATGATAAGGTAATGCGGAAATTTGGCCTCTCTTGACACatcatgaattatatataatatcaatCATCAAGATAAGCATGAAAGGAATTAATTGGTGATTCATGTAATTTACTTAGATCCTTACAATATAAGGAGAGATTGACTATTTATAAAGTGACATTCAACAATTGATCTAGTTATCTATATGAAATGATATTTGCCCATAACACATTGGTTTATTGCACCTACATGGTAAAGTTTCTCAAAGCATTCACTTAATTCGATTCAATTATAAGCTCTAATATCCGAGAGAGAATCAATTGgtatctaatatttttatatatataatatttattaaatgatggttactttttttatagatgatgagtgctaattattattttttatttattagatttatttttttattacggGAGGCTCATAAAGCAGTATTCATTATCTATGAAAGCATCGATAAGataacacatttttttatggtgttaattttttaattgttttgggaGATGAATTgtaaattttggttttaaattgtgATTATTATTGGGTTGGTTTTTTTGGGTAGAGAGTTGAGAGGCCCAAAAAAACTTTCTGGAACACTCTTTTGGTGAGTTGTGTGCACACATGCAACTCACGAGTAACAAATAAGTCTTATAACTCACTAatctgtgttattttttttaaatattttataaacaatattatttaaccatttttgttttcctgTTATGCTAatgtaaaatacaaacaaaacaaacccgTAAATTTGATTGTTAACTCTAAAAAGTCAGAAGTGTCAAATTGAAATTACAGGCCTAAGAAGTTGCCCGAATGGAggtccttttctctcttttttcaccCTTACAGATCAATTGGTTATGATCAAGCACCGAAACTGTGCTTGAAAGGgtgaaattatatgaaaatgatGAAGTACATTCATGtgataatttaagttaatttgataGACATGAATGGAGCTAATGGCTTCTGTTCCATCTTCcaaatcatcaataaagaatCAAAACACCATTAAAGCATCCTGAATCCTGCCTTTAAGAACCTGAACCAAGCTAGATGAGGGTGTTGCCttctttttaatgcaaaaattataatgattataCATGTCTGAAAGTAAAATATGCTGCTAATAGTTACATCTGCGACATGCTAACTTCAGCCATAAACATAAACCTGAATCTCCTGTAAGTAAAATTGACACATGATTGTAACTTGAGTAAGAAGAGGAGACGGAGATGCTTCAGCAGCATATTTGTTTAGAAAATCTAAAATACCAAGAAATGGAGAATAATTGCTATTTCAAAACACCAAAATGGATTGACATTTCTTACAGTTTCAACTTCCATCCATATTGGTACAAGTTCAGCTCAATCTAGATGCGTTTCAGTCATAGGATTCAACATTCCAACATGAGCGCTAATCAGATCACTCTCAGTTGGGGGCTCACTTCTGCTCCCTACATTTGCAGGTTTGCTCCTCCTTCGAGGCTCCCCTTCTCTATGATCATGACTTCtagttttgtttctttctttctctgaaGGAGTGTGAGGAGTTTCCCCTTCTCTATGCTCATGACTTTTAGTCCGGTTCCCTTCTTCATCCGGAGTGTAAGGAGAAGGTTCCCCTTCTCTATGATCATGACTTCTAGTTtgatttcttcctttctctGGAGTGCATGGAGAAAGCCTTGGGACTTCATATGGGGTTACACCTCTCCCACTGGTTTCCAACACAGCGGCTTCATCCTTTGACTGGAAACTCTCAAGTAATTCAACCACCTGATTCATGAGGGGTCTCCCTTTCGGATTTTGGCTAAGGCATTGGGATGCCAAATTGGCTACTTTCATTGCAATTCTAGATGAGTACTGCCCTTCCATTCTGAGATCTAAGATTCTCAGAACCTTCTTGTTGTGGTTCAAGAGAGGGCGGGCCCACTCAACAAGGTTGTGTTCTTGGCTAGGCCTGCTCTTGTCCATTGCTCTCCTTCCAAGAAGCAACTCAAGTAGCACTACCCCAAACCCATAAACATCACTTCGAGCCGTTAAATGCCCTGCTcagaaaattattatataagcTTAGTGGAACCATGAATTCTTATCAACGATCCCAGTTGAACATTAAATAGATTGACAATGTTTAATTTCCTATTGCAAATTACTTCATGTGTTCAGTACCAAATACAAACATCTTTCCTAAAAAAAGCACCAAGTCGAGTCCTGGACTATTGAGAAACTTTAGAAATAGAAAATATCCATGCCTATCAATCCACCTGCAATCAGTCACTGTTTATGCACTGGAGAAAGTACAAGAATTTGATCCATTCGAACAAAATCCAATTCAAATTGGTTTTCTAATGCAATAAAATGAAAAGCTTCAGCATTTATCCAATACCAAGACAACATTTATAACTATGCTTTATCTCTTTGCTTTGGAATAGAGAATAGGGATTCTTcagaatttcaaaattatcacCACAAATGGAATGATTACTGCAATATGTAACCAGACACTCACCAGTCATTACATATTCTGGAGCAGCATATCCATATGTTCCCATGACACGTGTTGACACATGAGTATGATCTCCCATCGGCCCGTCTTTTGCAAGTCCAAAATCTGAAAGTTTTGCATTAAAATCCTGCACATTGTTATTACACTATCAGCAACAGAACTAGGAAAACTTCCTCAAGCATGAACACCAACTTTGGGAAGACTTAACTTATGCATCTCATTTCATATATGAATACTTCCCAAGCAAAAATTCTACAACTTCATCATGCATGAAACATggatcatttttattcttttcagcaGCTTTCAAGGAAGCCACAATGTCGATGTAACAATGTATCACTAGAGGTAGACAAATTTTCAGCAAGATAAGGTACAGTTGGCCAGTTATTTGAACTTCAAAGGGAGGAAACGGCACCAAGAGGAAGATGAATTTGTTTGATACGTAACAACTACCGAAGCAAAGATAACTAACCGAATCCAGCAAGATGTTTGATGTCTTGAAATCACGGTATATGACAGATCTTTCTGCACCATGAAGAAAAGCAAGTCCTTTTGCAGCATCTAAAgcaatcctcattctttttgaCCATGTCAAAGTACAACCCActcctaacaaataaaaaggaaaaataaaaaaaattgtcttcttCCAAAGGAGGAGGATTATTTCTCTGCTTAAAAATCATCAAGAGTATCATAGAATAAACAACATTGCGAGACAGCATAATCCAATACTAATACAAGAAATATCCACCTGGATAAAAATgttcctctgtttttcttttcactttggtcGCTAAAGACACCTCGACTATCTAATTATTATAGACAACTTGAACCatgagatcaaacaaatcaggCCTCCGTAGCTTAAAAAGTTGTGTCCATTTGCTAATCCATTCACATTATCTGTTGAGCCTCCATTTCAGTTCTGTTCTATGTTGTAATGCTCCATCCCATGGAGGTTTGCTTAAGACTCatcattgatgttttttaaatgaaaaaaggcATCAAGCGGTTAAGTTATAGGAAAATAAATGGGAACATGAACAATTTGCAAAGGCCCCATAAATCATAATGATTCTAGACTCTACTAAGTTTATGAGATTTTAAGTGGCTATAAAGCATGTGACCTTACATATTTCCAACTGGAAAACATAAAAGCATCCGTGATCATATCATCAACAGTGCAAGCTACGGAATACCCTAATaggttttatgtatttatttaaagataGTCATGTTAAAATTTAGATCAGTCATATGCTTCtgaattgattaattatttgctAATGTATAAGATTCCTCACCACACTGTACACAAAACTTCACTCCCTATAGGCaccataaattcaaaatttcaacagCCACTTACTGCGAAAAAGATGCTTTTCCAGGCTCCCACTTGCCATGTATTCATAGACCAACAGCCTGTGTTCATCTTCACAGCAATACCCAATGAGCTTCACAAGATTTTGGTGACTTAGTTGACCTAAATAGTTGACTTCTGCCTGCAAAGCAAACAGGATACAATGAATACAAGCAACTAGATGCCATCTTTGACAGAATGGTTTACACAAGAAAAACAAGTTTACTTTTCGCCCAATGGCAAACAACCATCGTTTAACTATGTTGTACGTAACCAACAATACCAAATTGTAATGACTATCCAATTTCCTTCCCTCAAACAATAATGAGCATTCTCAAGAGATAGATATATACATATTGCTCTTTGATATCCCCATCTCCATTCTAACTAATAGAAGATTTCTTGCATCCAATTAGGTAAATTCATTTCTTGAGCACAGTAAAATATGAAATAAGATTTCAGTCTCTTTTCATTTCACTCTCGATTCTCAAATACATCCATATGAGTTATTATCCTACTGACACAAATCAAAAGATACATAACTATGTCTCCCAAATAAGCCTACTAAAATATTCCTaatccaaattaaaagaaagttgAGTCCATCAACTACCAGCCATTTATGGAGGAAACGGTAAATAAGAAACCAGAGTTGATAATTAGTAACATCATAACTTAGAGAAGATAAATATTCTGAGAAAGTAAGAAAAGATGAATACCAGCCATTCTCTGTCACCTTGTAACCCATCAGGATTAAGCTCCTTAATGGCAACATATGTGGTCTTGTAACCAGGCCTTACACTCTTGTCCAATACTCCTTTATAAACAGCTCCGAATCCACCCTCACCAAGAATATAATCTGGTCGGAAATGCTTAGTGGCCAATGTCATTTCCTCGTATGTAAAGATATCAACATTGACATAACCAGGACTATTACGAAGATCTGTGACATTCTTGTGAATTGAAGGGATGCTACTTGTTCTTTTGATCTCAACCACCTCCGGCCCATTTGATATAGTTGGTGAGTGGTCGTAGTCGCGCCCTGCTTCTTCACAAGAACAGTTATAGATAAAATACTACACATTCACTTAACACGCACACAAATCAACAAACCCTAAACTTTTGGTAAAGGACAATTGAAGTAGTATTTAACAAGTTAGAAACTTTTTATGAATTGTAAAGCTATTAAGTATCGCAAATTAACAGAATACATCAACAAGCTACATCTCTTAATTTCCTAAATTGACAAAGTAGCGTTAATTCAAGCCAACATTAAACTGCATACAAACACTTTCAAGTTTACAATCAATGAATCCACTTCACTAAAATGCTCCATTTTGTTGCTCAAAACACCACTGGCATAACAACAAGACCaacaaaaaaccaaatgaaACCCATTTCCTCAACTATgcctagaaaaaacaaatcaatgcaCTAAGAAATCAAAAGGCAATAAACACAAAACACAGCAAAAATAACAtagacaaaaactaaaaaaatgtgGACTTTAAAAGTATTACCTTGGTTTCCCTTGGAAGATAACCGCTGTCGTTCTTGTGGGATTTTGTCATTATCAGTACTGAAACAAATCCCCATTAATCTTGACCTTAGACCAAATCTTGATTTATTGCCTTTCATCTTCCCATTCACTACATACCAAGCCCGCCCACATTAGTCtctttcccaaaaaaaaataaaaatgtacattaaaaaaaaaaaactctctttttGGTTGCTGCAACAAAAAAGCAAAACcagtgaaatgaaaaaaaaaaggaaatgtaaGGATTTTCTAAGGGGACAAACAGGAACAGAACCAATAAGTTGTCAAGTTTCAAAGGACAACAGGATAAAGGggcagagaga includes:
- the LOC118053417 gene encoding probable serine/threonine-protein kinase PBL17 isoform X1 produces the protein MKGNKSRFGLRSRLMGICFSTDNDKIPQERQRLSSKGNQEAGRDYDHSPTISNGPEVVEIKRTSSIPSIHKNVTDLRNSPGYVNVDIFTYEEMTLATKHFRPDYILGEGGFGAVYKGVLDKSVRPGYKTTYVAIKELNPDGLQGDREWLAEVNYLGQLSHQNLVKLIGYCCEDEHRLLVYEYMASGSLEKHLFRRVGCTLTWSKRMRIALDAAKGLAFLHGAERSVIYRDFKTSNILLDSDFNAKLSDFGLAKDGPMGDHTHVSTRVMGTYGYAAPEYVMTGHLTARSDVYGFGVVLLELLLGRRAMDKSRPSQEHNLVEWARPLLNHNKKVLRILDLRMEGQYSSRIAMKVANLASQCLSQNPKGRPLMNQVVELLESFQSKDEAAVLETSGRGVTPYEVPRLSPCTPEKGRNQTRSHDHREGEPSPYTPDEEGNRTKSHEHREGETPHTPSEKERNKTRSHDHREGEPRRRSKPANVGSRSEPPTESDLISAHVGMLNPMTETHLD
- the LOC118053417 gene encoding probable serine/threonine-protein kinase PBL17 isoform X2, whose amino-acid sequence is MKGNKSRFGLRSRLMGICFSTDNDKIPQERQRLSSKGNQAGRDYDHSPTISNGPEVVEIKRTSSIPSIHKNVTDLRNSPGYVNVDIFTYEEMTLATKHFRPDYILGEGGFGAVYKGVLDKSVRPGYKTTYVAIKELNPDGLQGDREWLAEVNYLGQLSHQNLVKLIGYCCEDEHRLLVYEYMASGSLEKHLFRRVGCTLTWSKRMRIALDAAKGLAFLHGAERSVIYRDFKTSNILLDSDFNAKLSDFGLAKDGPMGDHTHVSTRVMGTYGYAAPEYVMTGHLTARSDVYGFGVVLLELLLGRRAMDKSRPSQEHNLVEWARPLLNHNKKVLRILDLRMEGQYSSRIAMKVANLASQCLSQNPKGRPLMNQVVELLESFQSKDEAAVLETSGRGVTPYEVPRLSPCTPEKGRNQTRSHDHREGEPSPYTPDEEGNRTKSHEHREGETPHTPSEKERNKTRSHDHREGEPRRRSKPANVGSRSEPPTESDLISAHVGMLNPMTETHLD
- the LOC118053417 gene encoding probable serine/threonine-protein kinase PBL17 isoform X3; the encoded protein is MKGNKSRFGLRSRLMGICFSTDNDKIPQERQRLSSKGNQGRDYDHSPTISNGPEVVEIKRTSSIPSIHKNVTDLRNSPGYVNVDIFTYEEMTLATKHFRPDYILGEGGFGAVYKGVLDKSVRPGYKTTYVAIKELNPDGLQGDREWLAEVNYLGQLSHQNLVKLIGYCCEDEHRLLVYEYMASGSLEKHLFRRVGCTLTWSKRMRIALDAAKGLAFLHGAERSVIYRDFKTSNILLDSDFNAKLSDFGLAKDGPMGDHTHVSTRVMGTYGYAAPEYVMTGHLTARSDVYGFGVVLLELLLGRRAMDKSRPSQEHNLVEWARPLLNHNKKVLRILDLRMEGQYSSRIAMKVANLASQCLSQNPKGRPLMNQVVELLESFQSKDEAAVLETSGRGVTPYEVPRLSPCTPEKGRNQTRSHDHREGEPSPYTPDEEGNRTKSHEHREGETPHTPSEKERNKTRSHDHREGEPRRRSKPANVGSRSEPPTESDLISAHVGMLNPMTETHLD